The DNA window AGCTCAAGCACTTCCTCGTTCACACTTTCTTCCCTCATGACAATGCTTTCCAAGTTTGTACACTGATGAACTACTAGCTTTTGGAGTTTCACTAGACATTTCAGCGTTGATTGTGAGAAGAGAGTTACAATTCGATGGCAGTATCTTAGCTCAACAATTCTGAGGCTGCAAAGTGACGGAGGTTCAATTGGCCCCTTCCACAAATGCTTAATATTTGTGTACTTAAGTTTCATCTCCCGAAGTTGACTGAAGCACCGAGGTGGAAGATTCCCACGACatatttcttccaaattcacaTGACCTAATTCCATGAACACCAAATTTTCTAAAACCTGTCGAGCAACTAAATTGGTGGTGGATTCAATAAGGCATTGGTGTACCTCATGGTCTAATTTAAGCCTTCTCAGGTTGACAAATCCATCTTCATCCAAGTCGCTCACCAGATTCCTCAAGCAGGGCACGCCCTCAAAAGTGAGATTCTCTGCTCTCTTAACAATGCTGCTAACTATAGGATCCAATGCTTGTTTAAATACAAACCTCCTCTTATGATACCGATAGTAATAAGTTCGAAACTGTTCCGAAATTGATACTCTCTAGTAAGATCTCTCCGGTTAATTTTATGATCAGCTCCTACAATGTGAAATCTTAACAACCTCTGAATAGGAAGTTGGTGCAATAACTGAAATAGGAGGTTAAGGTCATAGACATGAATTTGGAGACACTCAAGGCAAGAGAGTGATGCGATCTCTTCAAGGCatcctctttcttcttctttgtctcTCCCCAGCCGCAAATGGTGAGGAGATCCCATGTACAATTCTTCTAGTTTCTTCAAGCTTGACAGGATACCATGAGGCAACGGCTGCTGACTTCGCTCGACCCTCAAATCCAACGACTTTAAATTACTCAACCGAGCAATCTCTACTGGAAACTGATCACCTTGAAGTCTGGATTTAAAGAAGCTCAACATTTCCAATTGCATCATATATCCAAGCATTGATGACGTTCCAGTGTCCAATACACAATAATCCAGGCACAATGTCCGAAGGCTCGTTAACATTTGGCCTGGCCATGATAGCGAAAATTCTGTGTGTGAATTGTTTAACTCCATGACCCTGAGATCTTCCATTCCTTCGAAAGCATCTTTTGATAGGTTCACTTTGCCTGATTGGAATACCAAACGCAATAGCTTAAGCCTTGGACATTCCTCGCCAAATGGAAATAGTCTAATGGAACCTTCTAATGTTAGTGAAATAGCCGTATAAGGACCAAATGAATCCGGTAGTTGGTGCCTTTCTTCCTCTGTAGCATTCCCTACCAAAAATACATGCTCGCCTTTTGATGCAATTTTCAAGCAAGTTTCTCGCATGACATCATGCAATTTTACATGGTCTTCTCTTTCACTATCATCCAGCAACAAATGGTAACTCCTGAGGTCATTAACAAGCACGTCTACTCTGCATCTTACATCACCTAACGTGTCTCTCTCGTTGAACAATTCTAGCCCTTTGCCGTACCTGACCAAACATTCAACTGGAATGCTATAATCTTCTGGAAACAAACTGCAAAGCAAAAGCAGTGACTTAGCCTCGACACTTTCCAAATTGTCGTAGCTCCACTCAACTATTGAATACACCAAATCTTTTTCTCCTTCTAATTCTCTGAATGTGTATTTTTGCAGCTGTCCAAGGGCCAGTTCCCAGGATTTTAGTGTTTTACAGTTAGTCCTTAATCCCCTGGCGACAACAACGAGCGCGAGAGGTATACCTTTGCATTCCTCTGCAAACTGTTTTGCAACATCACTCAAAACGGAATCATCAGAAATTCCCGCAACCGCTTTAAAAAGATAACATGCTTCTTCCTCAGGCAAGGCATTAACCCCAACAATTTTAGCTCCCATGTTCCTGCAAACACAGGGGGACTGAGATGTCACTATAACCTTTATCTTCTCGCTAACAGGAATCCCAAGACTCTTGAAGTCAACTTCTTTCCAAATCTCATCCAATATAACAAGAACTCTCCCGCTTAGTTTATTATATATTGTTTGTCCAAATCTGGCACCATCAATATGTGCTGGAATTTGCACCCCTAACTGCTCAGCAAGCCGATTTTGAGCATTTCTCATGCTTGGATTTTTAGACATAGTTAACATGgccaccttataaaataattttccatACTTAACTTGGTCTGCAATTTGGTTCACCAAGGTAGTCTTGCCAACACCAGCCATACCACAAATCACAATAAGATTTGTTTTGTCCTGCTCTAGAACTCTCATCACTTCCTTCTTTGTTGACATCAGAGTAGCTAGTCCTTCCTCTAAAGGTAGGGTTGATTCACTAAAAGACATTTTCTCTAATGGAGCAGTGTATCCAACTTCATCAAATTGCCCCTCGCTCAGAAGTTTTTGAGcagcattttttcttttgtcagCATCTCGGCCTAGCAAATAATGTGACTTCAAATTTGGAAGCCTGACATTAAGGCAATTCATCTTGACATTTTCCATATGCCTAAAAATGGCGTCTGCCTCTTTCTTTAGATCGTCAACTTGTCTTAGCCAGTCAATGACATTTGGTTTAATTGATTTACCATTGTTAATTGCTGCATCAACTAATTGTTGCACATCAGCTTTCTTTAGTTCAAGTTTTTTCATCTCATCCCTCAGAGTTAGAACGTTGCTTCTGTAGCGAAACAAATACTGACATTGGTGCAGAACTGGATCGACACAATTTGCTGCCATTGCGCCTGCAATGGTAAGAGCACAATCATTGATCGCCATTATTCCAATATTTCTGTTCAAATTAATGTCCGTTATGTTTTTAGAAAATAGAGATATAGAGATCTAATTAAATATGTGAGATATAAATATAAACCTTGTAACAATTGAATGAGGGAAGACTAAATACTTAAAGAGTAAAGAATGTAAAGATTCAGGATAGAGAAAGAAATTCTAGGCCATTAGAGTAAGTTCACAGAAATGTTTTGGTTACATAAAAAGGGaagaatattagtaacattTAGATTGCTCTCACCAGAAAAATGTTATGCATACCTTATTTTGTATTCATCTGAGACTAATGTTatgaagaaaatataaaatttcaatACGTTCACCTGCTAGCAAAATATTGTATAAATGTAAGGGAAAATGTTAATttgggaaaatcgttcaaaatatTCCTCACATTtggtaaaataacttttttcatcCTTTACTTTTAAAAGCGTAATTTTACGtcctttacaaattcacattggtcaaatttggtccttATCTTAGTGTTCAACTAATTTTTGGTTGGAATCTATTacgtgccttgcacatgatcATTTTTGAGGGGTAAAATTGTCAAACATATTTCATATAATCTGATCCATAGTCCCTcatatttcataaaatgaattttttcgtcccttatataaattttttcatccctcacattttgcaaaatgaaaattttgatc is part of the Coffea eugenioides isolate CCC68of chromosome 6, Ceug_1.0, whole genome shotgun sequence genome and encodes:
- the LOC113773703 gene encoding disease resistance protein At4g27190-like gives rise to the protein MAINDCALTIAGAMAANCVDPVLHQCQYLFRYRSNVLTLRDEMKKLELKKADVQQLVDAAINNGKSIKPNVIDWLRQVDDLKKEADAIFRHMENVKMNCLNVRLPNLKSHYLLGRDADKRKNAAQKLLSEGQFDEVGYTAPLEKMSFSESTLPLEEGLATLMSTKKEVMRVLEQDKTNLIVICGMAGVGKTTLVNQIADQVKYGKLFYKVAMLTMSKNPSMRNAQNRLAEQLGVQIPAHIDGARFGQTIYNKLSGRVLVILDEIWKEVDFKSLGIPVSEKIKVIVTSQSPCVCRNMGAKIVGVNALPEEEACYLFKAVAGISDDSVLSDVAKQFAEECKGIPLALVVVARGLRTNCKTLKSWELALGQLQKYTFRELEGEKDLVYSIVEWSYDNLESVEAKSLLLLCSLFPEDYSIPVECLVRYGKGLELFNERDTLGDVRCRVDVLVNDLRSYHLLLDDSEREDHVKLHDVMRETCLKIASKGEHVFLVGNATEEERHQLPDSFGPYTAISLTLEGSIRLFPFGEECPRLKLLRLVFQSGKVNLSKDAFEGMEDLRVMELNNSHTEFSLSWPGQMLTSLRTLCLDYCVLDTGTSSMLGYMMQLEMLSFFKSRLQGDQFPVEIARLSNLKSLDLRVERSQQPLPHGILSSLKKLEELYMGSPHHLRLGRDKEEERGCLEEIASLSCLECLQIHVYDLNLLFQLLHQLPIQRLLRFHIVGADHKINRRDLTREYQFRNSFELITIVSSIVKRAENLTFEGVPCLRNLVSDLDEDGFVNLRRLKLDHEVHQCLIESTTNLVARQVLENLVFMELGHVNLEEICRGNLPPRCFSQLREMKLKYTNIKHLWKGPIEPPSLCSLRIVELRYCHRIVTLFSQSTLKCLVKLQKLVVHQCTNLESIVMREESVNEEVLELPLLETLVMQESGCLCFDSKRETARAFLNQWSYSSP